One part of the Odontesthes bonariensis isolate fOdoBon6 chromosome 13, fOdoBon6.hap1, whole genome shotgun sequence genome encodes these proteins:
- the LOC142397143 gene encoding uncharacterized protein LOC142397143, protein MRYLRSSFGAHLSREPPGLFRPGWFSAGFNFCHTPFLASRSIFSSASPGSPAAQAALISSMNTLQQSIAALSTHLLPAAAASRVAPASRTAPALTSSEQPNQQLLQGAFSLAEARPGSSQGQPYVPAHAHVSARLRSKILQGQNINLVSMLLPSPVVDRQVATSSDFTAVFRTADPRLSRDLAIGEFVAAFGVYRDVICSVYPERRVELDSYLALTADLNLKYGRSLFYQYHKAFSSKAASVRTQSGVFLNWFVLDTELLVMLTHATPFFSCSAVGHRSALCPTIPLSRPRPLPQPARSTVNNPPTDRYGRKVEVFNDKPICNNFNRSRLILDLSAPHCGPHPSINSLIPKTPFSLSYASVDHAISLIKTAGRNAWLAKADISDAFKIMPVHPSQWHLLGAKWDGAFYFAVRLSFGCRSSPSLFDNLSEALCWVLLNVIRIPAVLHLLDDFLLVDAPSPSPGTSLARLRQLFLRVGVPLSEEKTVGPATRLEFLGITLDSDLMIASLPEDKLARIREFSQAYVSAEFVSKRQLLSLLGHLNFAIRIIPQGRSFISRLLDLANSVPSLLDRVSLDDGCRSDLVFWSKLLSEWNGISFFYDDVVLSADSLRFFTDAAPSSGFGGFFQGCWFADKWPPSFPQTESSAFYEIIPIAAACCLWGHLWRRKRISARCNNLAMVEAINKGRSSVKSIMPYIRRITWQSVTENFILSARHVPGHSNLIADALSRSKFQVFRRLCPSAESSPIQCLDLEDLALH, encoded by the exons ATGCGGTACCTCCGCTCCAGCTTCGGGGCCCACCTCAGCCGCGAACCACCCGGATTATTCCGCCCCGGTTGGTTCTCCGCTGGCTTCAACTTCTGCCATACCCCCTTCCTCGCTTCCCGATCTATCTTCAGCTCTGCCTCCCCTGGAAGCCCAGCAGCTCAGGCAGCTCTCATCTCCTCCATGAATACATTGCAGCAATCCATCGCAGCTCTGTCTACACACCTCCTGCCCGCCGCAGCAGCTAGCCGTGTAGCTCCAGCTAGCCGCACAGCCCCCGCTCTGACTTCTTCGGAGCAGCCAAATCAGCAACTTCTCCAGGGTGCATTTTCCCTCGCCGAAGCTCGCCCCGGCTCATCACAGGGCCAGCCGTACGTGCCCGCTCACGCACACGTCTCAGCTCGTCTGCGCTCCAAGATCCTGCAGGGGCAAAATATTAATCTGGTATCCATGTTACTTCCCTCTCCCGTGGTAGACAGGCAGGTCGCTACTTCATCCGATTTCACAGCTGTGTTTCGCACGGCCGATCCCCGCCTGTCCAGGGATCTTGCCATCGGTGAATTCGTAGCTGCATTTGGGGTTTACAGGGACGTTATATGCTCAGTCTATCCCGAGCGCCGAGTCGAGTTGGACTCTTATCTTGCCCTGACAGCCGATCTCAATTTAAAATACGGCCGGTCCTTATTTTATCAGTACCACAAGGCGTTCTCCTCTAAAGCAGCTTCGGTCCGAACACAGTCGGGTGTCTTTCTGAACTGGTTTGTCCTGGACACCGAGCTCCTGGTGATGCTGACCCACGCAACACCATTCTTCTCCTGCTCGGCAGTCGGCCATCGCAGCGCACTCTGCCCCACCATCCCGTTAAGCAGGCCCCGTCCGCTCCCCCAGCCGGCTCGCAGTACTGTTAACAACCCGCCCACAGATCGCTATGGCCGAAAGGTGGAGGTATTTAATGACAAGCCCATCTGCAATAACTTCAACCGGAGC CGCCTAATACTGGATCTTTCTGCCCCTCATTGCGGCCCTCATCCCAGTATCAACTCCCTCATACCAAAAAcccctttttctctctcttatgCCTCCGTCGACCATGCCATTTCTCTAATTAAAACTGCTGGCAGGAATGCATGGCTTGCAAAAGCAGACATATCTGATGCCTTTAAGATCATGCCCGTCCATCCATCCCAGTGGCACCTTCTCGGCGCCAAATGGGACGGCGCTTTCTACTTCGCCGTGAGGCTTTCCTTCGGTTGTCGCAGCAGCCCGAGTTTGTTCGACAACCTCTCTGAGGCTCTCTGCTGGGTTCTCCTCAACGTCATCAGAATCCCAGCCGTCTTGCACCTGCTCGACGACTTTCTCTTAGTAGACGCCCCTTCCCCGTCTCCAGGGACCTCTCTCGCCAGGCTCCGCCAGCTCTTTCTCCGCGTGGGTGTGCCTCTATCAGAAGAGAAGACTGTGGGTCCCGCAACCCGGCTAGAATTTTTAGGAATCACTCTGGATTCAGATCTGATGATCGCCTCTCTTCCTGAAGATAAACTTGCCCGCATCCGGGAGTTTTCTCAGGCTTACGTATCTGCTGAGTTTGTCTCAAAACGACAGCTCCTCTCTCTGTTGGGCCACCTTAATTTTGCGATTCGCATCATTCCCCAAGGTCGTTCTTTCATATCTCGCCTGCTCGATCTGGCAAACTCTGTCCCTTCCCTGCTAGACCGTGTCTCTCTAGATGACGGATGCCGCTCTGATTTAGTTTTCTGGTCCAAATTGCTTTCAGAATGGAACGGCATTTCCTTCTTCTACGATGACGTCGTTCTGTCAGCCGATTCATTACGATTCTTTACAGACGCCGCCCCATCCTCAGGTTTCGGAGGGTTTTTCCAGGGCTGTTGGTTCGCTGATAAGTGGCCCCCTTCATTTCCCCAGACAGAGTCTTCTGCCTTCTATGAAATCATCCCTATTGCTGCAGCCTGCTGCCTCTGGGGTCATCTCTGGAGAAGGAAGCGTATTTCTGCTAGGTGCAATAATCTCGCCATGGTCGAGGCCATCAATAAGGGCCGCTCCTCCGTCAAATCTATCATGCCCTACATCCGCCGCATCACCTGGCAATCGGTTACAGAGAACTTCATCTTGTCTGCTCGCCATGTCCCGGGTCACTCTAACCTCATTGCTGATGCTCTCTCTCGTTCCAAATTCCAGGTCTTCCGTCGCCTCTGTCCGTCAGCCGAATCCTCTCCCATCCAATGCCTAGACCTAGAGGACCTCGCCCTGCACTAG